The following coding sequences lie in one Vitis vinifera cultivar Pinot Noir 40024 chromosome 19, ASM3070453v1 genomic window:
- the LOC100265876 gene encoding organic cation/carnitine transporter 4 gives MSQATSFHEDQDLASPLLRAVKTRGGEPQKLCIDDMLQRHCGEFGVWQLRHFVLTSLAWALEAFHTMVMIFADQEPAWTCVSSRGCSVASTSVCGLDPGSWEWSGGPGSSTAAEWGLVCENKYKVGLVQALFFGGCMIGAGVFGHLSDSFLGRKGSLTVVCILNAVFGCLTALSPGFWAYALLRLLTGFSTGGVGLCAFVLATEPVGPTKRGVAGMSTFYFFSTGIALLSGIAYIFPSWRSLYIASSLPSVLFVILVIPFLSESPRWYLVRGKINEAMEVMRVIAKSNGKHLPDGVVLGLDEETNENSTDTESYKEELSTKQAISGSLIDVIRSPITRFRLFLAVVINFLCSVVYYGLSLNVVNLETNLYLSVLLNAVAEMPAYTLTAVLLDRFGRKPLAIGTLWFSGFFCLLGTLVKSNGIWKVVRMVCGVLGIFGMAGTYNLLFIYTTELFPTVVRNAALGCATQAAQMGAILAPFVVVLGKVLPFAVFGACGISGGILAFYLPETLNQPLYDTMTGMEDAEKALKE, from the exons ATGTCCCAAGCGACCTCGTTCCATGAGGACCAGGACCTCGCGTCGCCGTTGCTCCGGGCGGTGAAGACCCGCGGCGGAGAGCCCCAGAAGCTGTGCATCGACGACATGCTCCAGCGGCACTGCGGCGAGTTTGGGGTGTGGCAACTGAGACACTTCGTTCTCACCAGCCTCGCTTGGGCTCTCGAGGCCTTCCACACCATGGTCATGATCTTTGCCGATCAGGAACCGGCTTGGACGTGCGTGAGCAGCCGCGGCTGCTCCGTCGCGTCAACCAGCGTTTGTGGGTTGGACCCAGGTTCGTGGGAATGGAGCGGCGGTCCGGGGAGCTCTACAGCGGCGGAGTGGGGACTGGTTTGTGAGAACAAATACAAGGTCGGGCTGGTTCAGGCCTTGTTCTTCGGCGGCTGCATGATTG GTGCAGGAGTTTTTGGTCATCTCTCAGACTCCTTCCTAGGAAGGAAAGGATCTCTAACTGTAGTCTGCATCTTGAATGCCGTCTTCGGCTGCTTGACCGCCTTATCTCCCGGCTTCTGGGCCTACGCCCTCCTCCGTCTTCTCACCGGCTTCAGCACTGGCGGTGTTGGCCTTTGTGCCTTCGTCCTCGCCACCGAGCCCGTCGGCCCTACCAAGCGTGGCGTAGCTGGAATGTCCACGTTCTACTTCTTCTCAACCGGCATTGCACTGCTTTCTGGCATAGCTTATATTTTCCCGTCATGGCGCTCTCTCTACATCGCCTCCTCCCTTCCCTCCGTTCTCTTCGTTATACTTGTCATTCCTTTTCTCTCCGAGTCCCCCAGATGGTACCTCGTACGTGGGAAAATCAATGAGGCCATGGAAGTCATGCGCGTCATTGCCAAGTCCAATGGAAAGCACTTGCCTGATGGGGTCGTCCTTGGCCTGGACGAAGAAACCAACGAGAATTCAACTGATACTGAGAGCTATAAGGAGGAATTGTCCACCAAACAAGCAATATCAGGATCTCTCATAGATGTAATTAGGTCACCTATCACAAGGTTTCGATTATTTCTAGCAGTGGTCATTAACTTCTTGTGCTCAGTAGTGTACTATGGCCTTAGTCTAAACGTCGTCAACCTTGAAACCAACCTCTATCTCAGTGTGCTGCTCAATGCCGTGGCTGAAATGCCAGCATACACCTTGACAGCAGTTTTGTTAGACAGGTTCGGGAGGAAGCCATTGGCGATTGGGACACTGTGGTTCAGTGGATTTTTCTGCCTTTTGGGGACACTGGTGAAAAGCAATGGGATATGGAAGGTTGTCCGAATGGTATGTGGAGTTTTGGGAATATTTGGGATGGCCGGAACTTATAACTTGTTGTTCATTTACACGACGGAGCTGTTTCCGACTGTGGTTAGGAATGCGGCACTCGGGTGTGCGACCCAGGCGGCGCAGATGGGGGCGATATTGGCACCCTTTGTGGTGGTTTTAGGCAAGGTATTGCCATTTGCAGTGTTTGGAGCTTGTGGGATTTCCGGCGGCATACTCGCTTTCTACTTGCCGGAGACTTTGAACCAGCCATTGTACGACACCATGACCGGAATGGAGGATGCTGAGAAGGCATTGAAGGAGTAA
- the LOC132253455 gene encoding uncharacterized protein LOC132253455, whose product MFIRGKEKDDYITGASAAPETTASTYKKWIAENNMVMSWLVNSMTADIGENFLSFDTAKEIWDTAKETFSDKENTSEIIQIEGILHDLRQGNLTVTEYFNTLTRLWRQLDTFEVHNWNCVIDGFLYKKIVEGKRVFKFLLGLNKNLDEIRGRIMGVKPLPSLREAFSEVRCEESRKNLMMGSHQQLNMAKSSALKTQFAPFDNCQKIKGGRPWCDHCRKPGHSRETCWKIHGKPVDWKPRQPLEKEGRGNHVATDEQSPQPEASPFNKEQMEMLRKLLSPLLSIQSQTGSSSNQVIGSGTLAHKGMLGCKPVETPMDTTVKLEESDGSSVTDRRSTSGYCSFVWGNLVTWRSKKQSVVARSSAEAEFRAMAQGICEGIWLNRLLEELRVPLKHPMVLYCDNQAAINPSPVLLLQPPLVKNSSASHGPALLFNPQPVAVPTITSLSHA is encoded by the exons ATGTTTATACGGGGAAAGGAGAAAGATGACTACATCACCGGAGCTTCGGCGGCACCAGAAACCACAGCATCAACCTACAAAAAGTGGATAGCAGAAAATAATATGGTCATGTCCTGGCTAGTCAACTCTATGACCGCTGACattggtgaaaattttctgTCATTTGATACTGCCAAAGAAATCTGGGACACTGCAAAAGAAACTTTCTCAGACAAGGAAAACACATCTGAAATCATCCAGATTGAAGGCATCCTCCACGATTTGCGTCAAGGGAACCTTACGGTAACTGAATATTTCAATACTCTTACTCGTCTATGGCGTCAACTTGATACGTTTGAGGTTCATAACTGGAATTGTGTTATAGAtggttttttgtataaaaagatTGTCGAAGGGAAACgtgtgtttaaatttttgttaggtttgaaCAAAAATCTTGATGAAATCAGAGGAAGAATCATGGGAGTAAAACCCCTACCTAGCCTCAGAGAGGCATTCTCTGAAGTCCGTTGCGAAGAAAGTCggaaaaatctcatgatggGATCCCATCAACAATTGAATATGGCAAAAAGCTCGGCTCTTAAGACTCAATTCGCTCCTTTTGACAACTgtcaaaaaattaaaggaggTAGACCTTGGTGTGATCATTGCAGAAAGCCGGGACACTCAAGAGAAACTTGCTGGAAGATTCATGGAAAGCCAGTAGATTGGAAGCCACGTCAACCACTTGAGAAAGAAGGACGAGGCAATCATGTGGCTACCGATGAACAATCGCCACAACCTGAAGCTAGCCCTTTTAATAAGGAGCAAATGGAGATGCTTCGGAAACTACTGTCTCCTCTTTTATCAATACAGTCACAAACTGGCTCATCTTCCAACCAGGTCATTGGTTCTGGAACCTTGGCgcacaaag GAATGCTAGGATGCAAGCCGGTAGAAACACCTATGGATACAACTGTCAAActggaagaaagtgatggaa gttcaGTGACTGATCGGAGATCAACTTCAGGCTATTGTTCATTTGTCTGGGGGAACTTGGTTACATGGCGAAGCAAGAAACAGTCAGTGGTAGCCCGTAGCAGTGCTGAGGCAGAATTTCGTGCTATGGCACAAGGTATTTGCGAGGGAATCTGGTTGAACAGGCTGTTAGAAGAATTACGGGTTCCATTGAAGCATCCCATGGTGTTATACTGCGACAATCAAGCTGCCATCA ATCCCTCTCCTGTTCTCCTCCTTCAACCTCCATTAGTCAAAAACTCCTCTGCAAGCCACGGACCTGCTCTCCTGTTCAACCCTCAGCCCGTCGCCGTCCCAACCATCACCTCCCTCAGCCACgcgtaa